Genomic DNA from Acipenser ruthenus chromosome 4, fAciRut3.2 maternal haplotype, whole genome shotgun sequence:
gagtacgggagagcggagagagagcgcgtagaatacaacaaaacaattgctatatttaaaaaagtatacttgtttctatttgtttggccatcgcgcctttttgttttctgttttgttgttgtgtttaaatcttttgttttggtttatttatttattaaaaacgctgagtgccatagcattcagcttcacccgcccatccattgtttggtttcagttgcttcctggtccgtgacgtcaccacacctcaccactgcaagccatcctgtcacactccaccaCACATAACCAGAGGAGACAGAAGCCAACTTATTGCACAACCTACAGTCAAAAATGTAACAGAACTGAACAAAACTTAGAATGTTGCCTGAaaaacattcccccccccccccccccaaaaaaaaaaacaactttttcaaCAGAGCTTGTCACACAAAACTCTGTGTGCCTTTTCAGTCCCAGTAAGATACAATGCTGAAGGCAATTCAACTGCAGACTCATCGCATTGGAAACTAGCATTTTATTTTAGACTCTTCTGGGAAATGGGTGGCAAGACTTTCCACTGAGGCTATGGAGAAAgaaacaggcaaaaaaaaaaaacacactcacggTATAAATATGTCTCCCTCAGAATGAGTTCTTTCATCCAGGATAAACGTAGCAATGGCTAGCTGCAATATAACCTCCTACATACCTCACAATGATCCTCAATGGAATCTGTTACATAGGATGTTGACTGTTCAGGCCAGGTGgaggaaaataaacatttatttctcAAGGTCCATAAAAAAAGCATATATTTTTACCAAGTCTGTTATTTATGAGTGTGAGATCAAACATATATTAGTTGGGAGTCAAGCcatgttagaacataagaacataagaaagtttacaaatgagaagaggccattcagcccatcttgctcgtttggttgttagtagcttattgatcccagaatctcatcaagcagcttcttgaaggatcccatggtgtcagcttcaacaacattactggggagttggttccagaccctcacaattctctgtgtaaaaaagtgcctcctattttctgttctgaatgcccctttatctaatttccatttgtgacccctggtccttgtttcttttttcaggtcaaaaaagtcccccgggtcaacgttgtctatacctttttttgaatgtttgaattagttcaccgcgtagtcttctttgttcaagactgaatagattcaattcttttagcctgtctgcacacgacatgccttttaaacccgggataattttggttgctcttctttgcactctttctagagcagcaatatcctttttgtaacgagctgaccagaactgaacacaatattctaggtgaggtcttactaatgcattgtaaagttttaacattacttcccttgatttaaattaaactccTCTTCACACTAtgtctgagcatcttgttggccttttttatagcttccccacattgtctagatgaagacatttctgagtcaacataaactccttggtctttttcatagttcccttcttcaatttcactatctcccatatgatatttataatgcacatttttattgcctgcatgcaatactttacacttttctctattaaatttcatttgccatgtgtctgcccagttctgaatgctgtctagatcattttgaatgacttttgctgctgcaacagtgtttaccacTCCTCCTATATTTgtattgtctgcaaatttaacaagtttgcttactataccagaatctaaatcattaatgtagattaggaatagcagaggacctaatactgatccctgtggtacaccactggttacctcactccattttgaggtttctcctctaatcactactttctgttttctacatgttaaccactccctaatccatgtgcatgcatttccttgaatccctactgcattcagtttgagaattaatcttttatgcaggactttgtcaaaagctttctggaaatctaaataaaccatgttgtatgctttgcaattatccattgtcaatgttgcatcctcaaaaaagtcaagcaggttagttagacacgatctccctttcctaaaaccatgctgactgtctcccaggatattgttaccatataggtaaatttccattttagatcttattatagtttccataagtttacatataatagaagtcaggcttattggtctgtagttacctggttcggttttgtctccctttttgtggatcggtattacgtttgctattttccagtctgtcggaacaacccgtgtcaagagactgttgcatgatcttgtttagcggtttgtaaataacttctttcatttctttgagtactattgggaggatctcatccggatcaggggatttgtttattttaagagctcctagtccctttaacacttctgcctctgttatgctaaagttatttaaaattggataggaacaggtcgacatgtggggcatgttgtccgtgtcttcctttgtaaaaacctgtgaaaagtaatcatttaatatatttgctattttttttccttcatctatgattttgccatttgtgtctcttagacatttaacctcctctttgaatgttctcttcctGTTATATtattagaaaaacattttggaattggttttagcccccttagcaatattgatttctatctctctcttggcctttctaacttcctttttgacttgtgtttgcagttccaagtactctttctgtgtactttttagAGTAAAGGCTGACATATTACAGTGAAAAATAAGTCTTTGAGGAGTAAAATAAACCCGGTAATCAAATGGCCTATTAAAGAAACACTCTGCTGCACAGTACTACTGTCCTCACTTATGCATTGCTTTCCCTGGCgtgatatatttttgttataatcatttagaaattgtGTTCTCTGAACAAATTAGAACGTGGTCACTTAGGCCAACAAATACATTTCTAGCCGTGTTTGTTGAAAATGTTGTCTTTGCACTGATCCCAACAGTCCAGGTTTCTGTCCAAACCAACTACcacagctgctgctgcaccctCTCCTCCCTCTACTCCATGTTAACTGTAAGCTGGTACTTTACACACAGAGGAATGGCTGTCCCTGCAGATTATTTAAAGTCTCATTAGACATTGTGAGTGCTGCTTCTTAAAACAACTAtggattacattattttttctatAAAGTGGTACTCATGAGGACTAGGGGTTAAGAAGCGTATTTATACCATTCGGGGTCATTTCAGCTAGTATCTGTGCAGGGATATTCCAACACAGAAGTTTTGCCAAGATAATATGGGGGGTGGTATAGGCCTATATCCATTGTTCTGCAGAGACAGAAACATGAAAAAGTGATCAGATATTCACATTGGTTGGTTTATTTTCAGAATTTAATACAAGAGTACTGACAGGCTGTTTTTATTAACTTACACAACTCATGTACATGGATGTATACCttattgtacaaaaaaataaaatacaaattaaaatgtacacTGAGCATTCCAGGCTTGAGCAatcatttatataatttattaaaaataacaaaaggcaaaTATTTCAAAATAGAGAGTCACAAGTAAGAGGCACCGGACTGGACATCTGGCACCTGAAAATAGCTGCGTAacaagcaaaatgtttttttcattccaGTTCTAAACCAAAGACAACAGACTAAACAAAGGAAGATGAAATCAGGGAAAAAAGCTGCAGGAAATTCCTTGTTTGCCAATAGCAATGGGCAATCGGGCAAAGATGTAAAATTAGGAGACTTTGCTAGCATTGAAATGACAATGAAGAGGACTTAATTGATCTAATACAGCTTATTAACAACTGTTAAAGGTTCCTGTAGACATAGTTCAGCTTGCATTCTTAATAAACATTGGGCACCCATGCATAAACAGTGTTATGAAGAcaataacattgtatttaatattGGTTTATAGTAGCCTTTTGATGGAAGCCCACTTAAATCAACAACTCATCCAGATACAAGAAGCATAAGGAAAGTGGAGTGTGTATTCTTCTTTTGCTTTCCAGTTTAGACCAAGGTTGAGCAATAAGACCAGGGTTTCCTGATCTTATTAGTAAAACGTTCACCCAGTTTCAAGTGTTCAGTTATTGAATTTAGTATGCTGGAGTTGCAAATGTGTGGTGTAGTGCCCATACGCAGTCACTTTAAGTGCTGTTGGCCTGCTCCTGTTCAAACAGGGCCATAGCCAAGTGTGATCGGGAGGCCAGCCCCTCCAGGTTGCTCAGCACGCAGCGGTGGTAGATGTCCTCACTGAAGCGAGGATTGCACGTTCTGCGAACGTTCTTCTGCACCAGAGCAGGCTCGACAGCGCGGAAGACATGTAGACTAGAGTAGCGAACGAAGATCTCATAGACATCCATGCTCTCCAACATCTCATCATTGTCCAGGATGTCAGCCGCCATCTTGGTGCGTGCAGCCATGTAGTCTGCATTGTAGAAGCAGGCCTCTTCAAAGACGTGGCGGTCAAAATGGCCATCCTTCAGCGACTCGGCGGCCGAGGAGGAAGCAACAGAGGGCTGTTGGTCACGGTACACGATGGCTGGGCTGTACTCCTGGAAGTGGATAGGGAAAAAGACCTGCCAGTTGCTGATTGCGTTCATCCGGCACCTGTTGAGGAAGTCTGTGTTGACTTCTGTCCAGACGCTGGCCAGAAAGAACAGAGTGTCAACAGGGTGCTTCTTGGAGATGATGTCCATCAGTTTGACCTGAGAGGGTACCTCAGTCTTGACGCTGATCCAGAGGATCTTGACGTCGGCATATCGCTTCTCCACCTCGCCAATCATGGACTTGATCCCAGAAAAGACGTCATTTTGGCTGACCCTCTGTGCATCGAAGGGTTCATAGATGAAGAGGAAGGTCAGGAGCACGTTGTCATGGGTGTCCAGAGCATTCATCACGTACATGTCCAGGAAGTTACCCACGTAGTCTTGCTCGTGGGCCGTGACAGGAAGGATGACCTGCACCCTGGTGGCCTCTGTCACATAGGGCATGGGGATGATCTCGATGGAGCTAAGCGGCCGCAAGAGGCCCACCCGTTTGGCTATCACCTGGCTGTGTCCCTTCTGCGTGAAGGCCTCCAGGGCCAAGTCCAGGGTGTACTCCATGCCCCGTGTGGGGTCGAAGCGCCGATAGCCATTCAGCAGACGCTCCTTGCGAAAGCGCAGGACGGGCTGGTAGCGCTCGTTCAGCCTCTCCACAGCCATCTCCACCACATCACTTACATCTGCCCGGTCTGCCCCCCGCAGTTCGCACTTGGGGGCCCCGTCGATGCAGGAGTAGATGTGCTCCTCTGTGAAGTATTCCCAGTTAATCACCTCAAAGCGGGTTTTGGGCTTGAAGGGAGAGTTAATGCCAATGGGCCAGGTGGCCCCTGCCTTCCCCTCTGGTGTCAATGAGCTGAGGTTACTAATCTGGACCTATAAAACAGTAAAGAAGGAGTCATAacattaatacaaaaaaactTGTAAGAAATGTCCTTGTTAACATAAACTGTATGTAAACTGTGTTGAAGTTACAGTATAATCTTAATTCAGGTCCCAGAATTCATGCAATTGCCATGGACTATATTATTCTGTTCTATTTGGTCTATTTCATGGTTTTGATtaacaaaatctaaatctaaatgtgtttaaaatctaaatgtGTATTAACAAAATCTAAATGTGTATAAAAGGGAATTTAGGATCAGCTAAAGATGTTTAATGTATACAGGTATACAAATGTAATTTGCAAtgattgaaattattattattttgtatttattataaaatgaaaatattctGTGCAACACTTAATTTCCTACCAACATATGAAATTTTTATTTCACAGGGCTGCCCAGCTCAGTTTTAAAGCCATCTGTGCTAAGCTGACATTTAAACCCCGGATCTGCCTTATAGTTCCCTGATTCCAccaccaaccacactccctcccaTTAAACCagatcatcattattattattattattattattattattattattatttgtttatttagcagatgactttatccatggcgacttacaaagactagggtgtgtgaagtgtgcagagtcacttacaacaacgtctgacccgaaagacagagcacaaggaggttaagtgacttgctcaagatcacacagtgagccagtgattgagccgggatttgaaccggggacctcatggttacaagccattttctttaaccaccggaccacacagccttctatatAGACTTAATCTTAATATTAGACTTTGAACAGCAAGTTCCTTTTACACTAACCACTGATTTACTGTAAactttgtatattatttatttatttatatagactGAAACATCCAGTGTGCATATGAGAAATACCAAGATGAGAAAAAAAAGCCTTGTGCTCCATTAATTTCTCTAAATCCTATTAAGTCACTCAAGACTCAAAAAATCCACATCTACTGTACTGCCAAAGCCCGATCTCATTTAGCACAGAATAAAATCTCACCATAACCTCAGAAATATGAAGAGTACGGGAGGTAGGAAacgcacatttatttttttctttaaaattacaGAACATAGTTTTCATATGGCCTAATTGAGGGCTCCCATTGTAAAGCAATGTTTGCATGATTATGGCTTTTCCTggaaactaaaaaaaatacacagcttGCATCTTTTATACAGACCATTTGCAATTGGAGTCATTGTAATTTGGAAAAGTAAGACATCTCTATATACTTTTCTTTTTATAGCGTAGGTTTATTTTTGACAAGCAAgtgttttaataaaatcacaCTGATGGCACTAAATTGTATGTATAATCATACAACTATAACAAGATGTTTcacctaaagtttttttttctagacTAATAATTTGAGCGAAGCAGGGAAAGCTTGGGACTTGCCTGTAGTTGCTGGATCTGAAGGTTGGTCCTCTCAAGCTCGATCTGACTGAAGCACTTATGCAGTCGGTACATCAGCGTGGGGTCGGAGACGGGATGGACTGTGAAGGCGTTTTTAAATGCAGCACTGTCCTCGCGTTCAGGGTCAGCGTTCTTCCCAAGCTCAAAATACCGATACTGCATCTCCTGTTGAGGAAAACCAGAGAGCAATTCAACAGCAGAACATGTTGCACATGTCCTGCTCATCCAGCAGGAGTAGTTCTTGCACAGGACTTCTGATCTTCCTCATTTTACTAAAAGCTTGTGTGAGGTGTTTCCTACTTATCAATAAAACTGCACcaactttattttactttttttttattctttgtatAAAATATGCAGTGGCAGGTATTTCTTTTTATGATCCAAGCTTTTTTCAGTGCTAAAAACCGGTTGGAGGATGAGGTTGTATCTGTGGTTTGCATTCATTTACATCTTGTTATAATTAgccatggcattttttttttttttaaatccaacagCAGGAGCGCACAACTTCGTTCTTCGAGGGCCATGCCACATCAGGTTTTAGAGGTTATGAAGTAAATAATTAACATATTAATAACTGAacagaggtttaattggttcgaTTATGCAATTAAGAGTATGGTTGTAACATATCTGGGCTCCTAGAATGGCCCTTGCTATGTACCATGGTCATAATGGCATGACTATATATTTATCCCCTTCGGTCGTTGCATGTATAAGTTTTCTGTCTATGCATAAATGTTTtggcaaattaattaaaaaaatatatatattttaaaaatcaaattagGGGATATATTATACACTGTTATATACAGAATATAGTATAGGATACGGTACAAGCTAATATCCACGAGACGTCAAAGCTCTAGCCATTCTGACCTTGAATGGATGAAAATCAGCTGGTATCTTACATAgcacaaatattttttataatatagttATGAATATTTAAACAGTACAGCTAAATTTACTGTGACAATTTCCATATGATACAAACATCCCTCACACCACCcctttcacaaaaaacaaaacaatgttgcaCTAAATTTGGTCCTGCCTGCATGTCATCAGCTGTAGTCTCTTTATTGTAGTGTGATGTATCTATTGCTCCTACTCTTAATTTGCTTCAGCACCCTTTGCGCTGCACTTCAAGAATACATGTAGTTCTTCAGTTCTTAAGTGCCTCCAACCCCACCGGGTACAACAGATCCACATTCAGACACATAACAGCGTTATCAGTGTTAAGCACTGTTATTCAAAACAAGCACTGGAATAACGCTACACAACACATTCTGCTTCTCCTCACCTGGTGCACCTCCACGCAGCTCAGCCCCAGGGAGTCGATGATGCAGCGGCCGAGCCACTCGTCGGGCCGCACGCTCAGGATGTCGTTACGGCAGGTGTCCAGGTGCGGCTGCAGGCGGGCCAGTAGGCTGCGGGACAGCAGGTAGCCATAGCCTCCGTGGCAGTAGCGGGCGCGCTCGTCTCCACCAATGAACTCCTCAGCGCGTCCCAGGTACAGGTCCTGCCCGGCGCTCAGGTGGCTCACCAGCTGGCTCAGCCGCTCTGCCTGCGTGTAAGTGTCATCCTGCGCCAGGTAGAACCAGTCATAGTCTCCCCCGAAGTGCTGGTGGAGGTAGCGCACAGTCTCGTACATCAGCCAGACGGGCCGATCATCCCCGTGAGCCACCACCTGCATGCCATGGGGTAGCTTGGGGCTCCGAACCCCTGTAAAAAAGAAGGTCTTGTGGAAGTGGTGTGCCACCGTGCGGTTCACCGACACTGCCAGTGTGGTCAGCGTGGCCCGTGATGTCAGGATGCCCACTAGAAGGCGCTCTCGTATACCCAGCTCTGTGTGGATGTACCGCGTCCTGTGGAAAGGGGACCAAGCAAAAAAGCATTTAGTCCAGTACAAAGCTTGCAGCAGTTTATTGTACACCATTATGTGTGCAAGGTCTGTATATGTGAGATTTTGTTTGGaagattacctttttttttttttttttttttttttgttaaatggtgCAAATAATATCCTGGAACCAATTATTACAAAATCTCACCAAAACTTTCTGCAGTGCTTACATTATCACAACTTTCTCCAgtgctttatattttttataaagaatCATACTCTTTGTTGTTGAAAGTTTAGTGCCCAGTGGCCTCCTGTCTAAATGGTGGACATTAAAAATTCCACTGCACTTTCTGGCCAGGCAAACTGTCATTAAACAAGCCTTTCACACTGCTCCAGTacctacaataaataaatcacacattgtgaattgtttcaataaaaaaaacacacaatgctaTTTGTGACTCAAATTATATGACACTGTTGAATCAAACTTACAGACATGAGAAAGCACACATTCCTGCATTAACAAAAAGGGAACCTTATTGTGTTAGCATTAGGCAAGACTTAATTGAATACAGACACAGAGCTTCtcacccagggatggaaataagaatcccACTGCATagaagtttgatccattcctggttttactatgagtttaataagacacatcagAGCTTGTTACATACAGactctggctaatcaagctcgtagtaaaacctggaatgggtgaaactgctatgcaataggagtcttatttccaaccctggtcTCAGCCCTCAGGAAAATGTGATGAAGTGGCCCTTGTTTCTGAGTGAAACCCACTCACAGGGATTACAAAATAACTGCTGTAGAGCCCAAACTAACAGAACTAAATGGACTAAGCACTGGTGCAGGGATATAAATAGAGTGACTGTAAGATtctccctccccctctggctagggtcacagtaaaacctggaatggctcaatcTGCTATTCAATGGGAATCTTATTGCAAGCCTTGTTGGTGGTGTTTACTCACCTAAAGACCTTTTTGTGCAGTTTGTTGGGGTCCCTGTAGTAAGGAACAATGTGTGGCTGGAAATCTTCATTCCCTCCACCTGCCCTGTTGCCACCTTTAGTGTTGTGTCCCTGGTTTCCAGCAAACAGCCCTCCGTTTACCAGTCCATCCCCACAGGGTTCATCAGTGTCCCCCTGTGTCCAGGTCACGGTCAGTAGACTGAGGCTGCACCCCAAGGAAAGCCCCAGGATTAAAGGAAGTGCAGGCCTGAATAAGGCCAGGAGGGAGGACAGACGCATGGCATACACTGTGCTTGCTATGAGAGCAGAATTtcttaattatataaatatatacacaatatatagtGTACTTTCTTTCCgaaatatatacagagagagagagagagagagataggtaTTTATATATGAAATGACTCTTTTTGGACCACTTTTTTTCCCTAAGAATTTTCAAAGTTttacaaatgtcattttatttaaggagatatagatagatagatagatagatagatagatagatagatagagagatttAATTTGGAAATGACTGGCAATGCAAGGTATTTATTTTTAGACGTGACAGAGGTGTAGTCACTGTAGTCaactaaatacaactatataaaaaaaaaaaaagctggacaCTGTTTAGAACCACTTCATTTGAAAATGCCTttacatataattttttttttggaggaatATCTTGACACCAGGTAAAACCGTAACCATAAATAGGATAACCacctaataattaaaaaaaaacacttaaggcATATATGTCTGGAATGAAGGCTAGTTTTAAAGCAAGCAAATCTGACTTTCAGTCTTTCAACAGAAATTATTTAGGCATGCCAGTAAACATACTATTTATATTCTTACTGTGAATAAATACATGCTGCAGATGAAAGTGAGCGAATCCCCTACTCTTTGAATACTTGCATTCCTTTTATAATCATCATACTGTGCATAAACAATATTTAGACGTTTGTAACACTCGAGGACTATAAGAAAACAGCTGTTAAAAAGCTTTCTCTTGACCAGTAATTGTAAATGACAGCTTAAAATGTGACACACGTTAGAATGCATACATCTATTTATACTTAACCAGTAGTATAAATCCTGTCACATTGTTTAGGCAacaatgtacaaataagagaAGATACAcgtgtaaaaaatatattctttaaatTAAGAAGAGATTTAAAACCACGGGAAATCCAACAATTTTGATACACATTAGCCTATGTAAACAAAAAAACGACTACTCGTTACTCTTAATACTATACCAGTTTCAAATATCAGTTTAAGCAATATAATAAAGCGTTTGTTTCGCGGcgacaaaaagaaaagaaaaaaaaaacatttcagtcgTCTCCTAACCCAACCATCTTTCTCAATTTACCAGACGAAAAACAGATGCTCTAAACAACACCAACTCCGGTACTGTTGCCAATTTGTCACGTC
This window encodes:
- the LOC117400268 gene encoding chondroitin sulfate glucuronyltransferase-like, whose amino-acid sequence is MRLSSLLALFRPALPLILGLSLGCSLSLLTVTWTQGDTDEPCGDGLVNGGLFAGNQGHNTKGGNRAGGGNEDFQPHIVPYYRDPNKLHKKVFRTRYIHTELGIRERLLVGILTSRATLTTLAVSVNRTVAHHFHKTFFFTGVRSPKLPHGMQVVAHGDDRPVWLMYETVRYLHQHFGGDYDWFYLAQDDTYTQAERLSQLVSHLSAGQDLYLGRAEEFIGGDERARYCHGGYGYLLSRSLLARLQPHLDTCRNDILSVRPDEWLGRCIIDSLGLSCVEVHQEMQYRYFELGKNADPEREDSAAFKNAFTVHPVSDPTLMYRLHKCFSQIELERTNLQIQQLQVQISNLSSLTPEGKAGATWPIGINSPFKPKTRFEVINWEYFTEEHIYSCIDGAPKCELRGADRADVSDVVEMAVERLNERYQPVLRFRKERLLNGYRRFDPTRGMEYTLDLALEAFTQKGHSQVIAKRVGLLRPLSSIEIIPMPYVTEATRVQVILPVTAHEQDYVGNFLDMYVMNALDTHDNVLLTFLFIYEPFDAQRVSQNDVFSGIKSMIGEVEKRYADVKILWISVKTEVPSQVKLMDIISKKHPVDTLFFLASVWTEVNTDFLNRCRMNAISNWQVFFPIHFQEYSPAIVYRDQQPSVASSSAAESLKDGHFDRHVFEEACFYNADYMAARTKMAADILDNDEMLESMDVYEIFVRYSSLHVFRAVEPALVQKNVRRTCNPRFSEDIYHRCVLSNLEGLASRSHLAMALFEQEQANST